The following are encoded together in the Rhinopithecus roxellana isolate Shanxi Qingling chromosome 5, ASM756505v1, whole genome shotgun sequence genome:
- the RNASE11 gene encoding probable ribonuclease 11 isoform X2, with translation MRGLEKSMVFALLPRRRDYTTSEMETFPLLLLSLGLVLAEASESTMKIIKEEFTEEEMQYDMAKSAQEKQTIEILMNSILLVKNTSLSMSKDDLSSSLLTFRRLHHNDPTGNSSGNDKECCNDMTVWTKVSEANRSCKWSNNLIHDSTEVMHRVHKAPSCKFVQNPGISCRESPELENTVCQLTTDKQFPRCQYHSVTSLEKILTVLTGHSLMSWLVCGSKL, from the coding sequence AAGAGATTACACTACATCTGAGATGGAGACCTTTCCTCTGCTGCTGCTCAGCCTGGGGCTGGTTCTTGCAGAAGCATCAGAAAGCACAATGAAGATAATTAAAGAAGAATTTACAGAGGAAGAGATGCAATATGACATGGCAAAAAGTGCCCAAGAAAAACAGACCATTGAGATATTAATGAACTCGATCCTGTTAGTTAAAAATACCAGCCTCAGCATGTCCAAGGATGATTTGTCTTCCTCGTTACTGACATTCAGAAGGTTACATCATAATGACCCTACGGGAAACAGTTCAGGTAATGACAAAGAGTGTTGCAATGACATGACAGTCTGGACAAAAGTTTCAGAAGCAAACAGATCGTGCAAGTGGAGCAATAACCTCATCCATGACTCCACAGAAGTGATGCACAGGGTCCACAAGGCCCCCAGCTGCAAGTTTGTACAGAATCCTGGCATAAGCTGCCGTGAGAGCCCAGAACTGGAAAATACAGTGTGTCAGCTCACTACAGACAAACAATTCCCCAGGTGCCAATACCATAGTGTTACCTCGTTAGAGAAGATATTGACAGTATTGACAGGTCATTCTCTGATGAGCTGGTTAGTTTGTGGCTCTAAGTTGTAA